From one Chryseobacterium sp. 3008163 genomic stretch:
- the rpsL gene encoding 30S ribosomal protein S12: protein MPTIQQLVRKGRVALTKKSKSAALDSCPQRRGVCTRVYTTTPKKPNSALRKVARVRLSNGKEVNAYIPGEGHNLQEHSIVLVRGGRVKDLPGVRYHIVRGALDTAGVSGRTQRRSKYGAKRPKPGQAAAAPAKGKKK from the coding sequence ATGCCTACTATTCAACAATTAGTAAGAAAAGGAAGAGTCGCACTCACCAAGAAGAGTAAATCGGCTGCCCTTGATTCTTGTCCACAAAGACGAGGTGTATGTACGAGAGTATATACTACCACTCCTAAGAAACCTAACTCTGCACTTAGAAAAGTTGCAAGGGTAAGACTTTCAAACGGTAAAGAAGTCAACGCCTACATCCCGGGCGAAGGACATAATCTTCAAGAGCACTCGATAGTATTGGTACGCGGCGGAAGGGTGAAAGACCTACCGGGAGTACGTTATCATATCGTAAGAGGAGCATTAGACACTGCAGGTGTTAGCGGAAGAACGCAGAGAAGATCTAAGTATGGAGCTAAGAGACCAAAACCAGGTCAGGCAGCAGCTGCGCCAGCTAAAGGAAAGAAAAAATAA
- a CDS encoding Dps family protein has product MKNANIIGLQEADCKNISEKLNILLANYSVFYQNTRGSHWNIKGEQFFTLHPKFEELYNSLVLKIDEIAERILTLGATPAHNYSDYLQVSTIKESKEVSDGNKSVEIILNSFKVVIDLQRELLNITDEAGDEGTNSQMSDYITEQEKEVWMYNSYLGK; this is encoded by the coding sequence ATGAAAAACGCCAACATTATTGGTTTACAAGAAGCGGACTGTAAAAACATTTCAGAAAAACTCAATATACTTCTAGCCAACTATTCAGTATTCTATCAAAACACACGAGGTTCTCACTGGAATATAAAAGGTGAACAATTCTTTACGCTTCACCCAAAATTCGAAGAGCTTTACAATAGTCTGGTCTTAAAAATTGACGAAATCGCAGAAAGAATCCTGACGTTAGGCGCAACTCCTGCACATAATTATTCAGATTACCTTCAGGTTTCCACAATTAAGGAAAGCAAGGAAGTAAGTGACGGCAACAAAAGTGTAGAAATCATTCTAAACTCCTTCAAAGTTGTTATCGATTTACAAAGAGAACTTTTAAATATTACTGATGAAGCAGGCGATGAAGGTACCAACTCTCAAATGAGCGACTATATCACCGAACAAGAAAAAGAAGTTTGGATGTACAACTCATACTTAGGAAAATAA
- the pncB gene encoding nicotinate phosphoribosyltransferase, which translates to MSEIRLNSILDNDFYKITMQNAVVKLFPSQIVKYEFINRGKHHFPEGFDVALKIIVDKMAELKLTKDEKKFLAKTCPYLNLPYLDFLEGYHYDPSEVKIVQTGNDLSVIVEGLWYRTILWEVPLLALISELHYEMNHMERDSNDVVMSKTLEKADSLNNLGVNFAEFGTRRRHSYKVQNLVMEALTQKKESTFIGSSNVHFAMKYNVKPIGTHAHEWFMFHGAEFGFKMANELALEHWVDVYRGDLGVALSDTYTTDVFFQQFDKKFAKLFDGVRHDSGDPFEFADKTIAHYKSNGINPLFKYIIFSDALNLEKVEEITNYCKGKIGVSFGIGTNLTNDVGLKPMNIVMKLIGVQALNKEWIPTVKLSDEHGKYTGDPKMIELAKEFLRIKD; encoded by the coding sequence ATGTCCGAAATACGACTCAATTCAATACTTGACAACGATTTTTACAAAATCACCATGCAAAATGCCGTTGTCAAACTTTTCCCAAGCCAAATCGTAAAATATGAATTTATCAATCGTGGAAAGCATCATTTTCCTGAAGGCTTCGACGTTGCCCTGAAAATTATTGTTGATAAAATGGCAGAATTGAAACTCACCAAAGATGAAAAGAAATTTTTGGCCAAAACCTGTCCGTATTTAAATTTACCTTATTTAGATTTTTTAGAAGGCTATCATTACGATCCGTCAGAAGTTAAAATCGTACAAACCGGAAATGATTTAAGCGTTATCGTAGAAGGACTTTGGTACAGAACTATTTTGTGGGAAGTTCCTTTGTTGGCTTTAATAAGCGAACTGCATTACGAGATGAACCACATGGAAAGAGATTCTAACGACGTGGTGATGAGCAAAACATTAGAAAAAGCGGATTCATTAAATAACTTAGGAGTAAATTTCGCAGAATTCGGAACCAGAAGAAGGCATTCTTATAAAGTTCAGAATTTGGTCATGGAAGCATTAACGCAAAAAAAAGAATCTACATTTATTGGAAGTTCAAACGTACATTTTGCGATGAAGTACAACGTAAAACCTATCGGAACTCATGCTCACGAGTGGTTTATGTTTCATGGGGCTGAATTTGGTTTCAAAATGGCCAACGAATTAGCCCTTGAGCATTGGGTAGATGTTTATCGCGGAGATTTGGGAGTTGCACTTTCAGATACTTACACTACCGATGTTTTCTTCCAGCAGTTTGACAAGAAATTTGCTAAACTTTTCGACGGTGTACGTCACGACAGCGGAGATCCTTTTGAATTTGCCGATAAAACAATTGCCCACTATAAAAGCAACGGAATCAATCCTTTATTCAAATACATTATTTTCTCAGATGCTTTAAATCTTGAAAAAGTAGAAGAAATCACTAATTACTGCAAAGGAAAAATCGGAGTTTCTTTCGGTATCGGAACCAATCTTACCAACGATGTAGGGTTAAAACCAATGAATATCGTAATGAAACTGATAGGAGTTCAAGCCTTAAATAAAGAATGGATTCCTACCGTAAAGCTTTCTGACGAACACGGAAAATACACCGGTGATCCTAAAATGATTGAGTTGGCAAAAGAATTTCTAAGAATTAAAGATTAA
- a CDS encoding YciI family protein, which produces MMKKLITLILISSTLTSCFVYKKGEDGKPGAPGKDGSSGDSKISYNQKLADSLGADQYGMKPYVIVMLTTGSAKIDDKTKMGELMKGHMENIGKLAKEGKIVIAGPFSGKNQRDYRGMFIFNTKSKEEAESWVKTDPAVSAGVFNYEVFPWYGSAALPLYLKHHDEIAKENP; this is translated from the coding sequence ATGATGAAAAAACTTATTACACTAATTTTAATCTCATCCACTTTGACCTCTTGTTTTGTTTACAAAAAAGGTGAAGATGGAAAACCTGGAGCCCCAGGGAAAGATGGAAGTTCTGGCGATTCAAAAATCAGTTACAATCAAAAGTTGGCTGACTCTCTAGGTGCGGATCAATACGGCATGAAACCTTATGTTATTGTAATGCTGACAACAGGTTCAGCAAAAATTGATGATAAAACAAAAATGGGAGAATTGATGAAAGGACACATGGAAAACATCGGTAAACTCGCCAAAGAAGGAAAAATTGTCATAGCCGGACCATTCTCAGGAAAAAACCAACGCGACTATCGTGGAATGTTTATTTTCAATACAAAATCTAAAGAAGAAGCCGAGTCTTGGGTAAAAACAGACCCCGCAGTTTCGGCTGGAGTTTTCAATTATGAAGTTTTCCCATGGTATGGCTCTGCTGCACTACCTCTTTATTTAAAGCATCATGACGAGATTGCAAAAGAGAATCCTTAA
- a CDS encoding DUF5995 family protein yields the protein MKTIEEVLKKLDEIIIWSKTNQNPIGYFACTYRIMTAQVLKGIQQKKFEDNPRMILLDLAFANRYLEAWDNYTKGKKCTNAWYLAFEATKNKDLLILQHIFLGMNAHINLDLGISAASVMPYRKINPLKKDFENINSVIASINQNVQDSLNKICYPVNLIDKLSNGKDNVILDFAISKARETSWTTAVIASNTPNFLKESVINIVDYAAAKVASQILNPKLLSSALAKELKKCESHDVVKNIEILEKTKTI from the coding sequence ATGAAAACCATCGAAGAAGTATTAAAAAAGTTAGATGAAATTATCATTTGGAGCAAAACAAACCAGAATCCTATCGGCTATTTTGCTTGTACTTACAGAATAATGACCGCTCAGGTTTTAAAAGGAATTCAGCAGAAAAAGTTTGAAGATAATCCAAGAATGATTCTATTGGATCTCGCTTTTGCTAACCGATATCTTGAAGCCTGGGACAATTACACTAAAGGGAAAAAATGCACAAACGCCTGGTATCTCGCTTTTGAGGCGACAAAAAATAAAGACCTTTTGATTCTTCAGCATATTTTTCTTGGGATGAATGCGCACATTAATTTAGATTTGGGAATTTCTGCAGCTTCGGTGATGCCTTACCGTAAAATAAATCCTTTGAAAAAAGATTTTGAAAACATCAATTCTGTTATTGCATCGATTAATCAAAATGTTCAGGATTCGTTAAATAAAATCTGTTATCCAGTCAATCTTATCGACAAACTTTCTAACGGAAAAGACAATGTAATTTTAGATTTTGCTATCTCTAAAGCGAGAGAAACTTCGTGGACAACCGCCGTGATTGCTTCAAACACACCCAATTTCTTAAAAGAATCTGTAATCAATATCGTAGATTATGCTGCGGCTAAAGTTGCATCGCAAATTTTGAATCCCAAATTACTTTCTTCAGCTTTAGCCAAAGAATTGAAGAAATGTGAAAGCCATGATGTTGTGAAAAATATTGAAATTTTAGAAAAAACAAAAACCATATAA
- the rmuC gene encoding DNA recombination protein RmuC, whose protein sequence is MEITYLIIACFIGGILGSFLIYFYLKSSMISRKSYDELNHFYIKANADLENLNLKTQDLEEIIKNEKEANLQQSDLLNDLKTEFAKVSAENTFLKAQKEETKRIQEEGKLQFENLANKILEEKTEKFTNLNQTNLKNILDPFQERITDLKNKVNEVYEKENKERFSLGEKVKELSLLNQQISEDAKKLTRALKGESKTQGNWGEMILESILEKSGLVKGREYFLEHELKDEDNKALFSEFSGKKMRPDAVVKYPDERNVIIDSKVSLTAFTELVDETDSDIYQIKVNQHLSSIKTHISQLSQKAYDDYGKSLDFVMMFIPSEPAYIAAMQADQNLWNFAYEKRILLLNPSNLITSLKLIADLWKREYQNRNSMEIAERGAKLYDKFAGFIENLEKVGKNIDQAKNVYNDAFKQLSTGNDNLISQTQKLKSLGIKNKKELPQSLINGINEDL, encoded by the coding sequence ATGGAAATCACTTATCTCATCATCGCTTGTTTTATTGGAGGAATTTTAGGTTCATTTTTAATCTATTTCTATCTAAAATCTTCAATGATTTCAAGAAAATCTTATGATGAACTGAATCATTTTTATATTAAAGCTAATGCAGATTTAGAGAATTTAAATCTTAAAACTCAGGATTTAGAGGAAATTATTAAAAATGAAAAAGAAGCCAATCTTCAGCAATCAGATCTTTTAAATGATTTAAAAACCGAATTTGCAAAAGTTTCTGCTGAAAACACTTTTTTGAAAGCTCAAAAAGAAGAAACAAAAAGAATTCAGGAAGAAGGAAAACTGCAGTTTGAAAATCTCGCCAATAAAATTTTAGAAGAAAAAACAGAAAAATTTACCAATTTAAATCAAACCAATTTAAAAAACATCCTCGATCCTTTTCAGGAAAGAATTACTGATTTAAAAAACAAAGTCAATGAAGTTTATGAAAAGGAAAACAAAGAACGCTTTTCTTTGGGCGAAAAAGTAAAAGAATTATCCTTACTGAATCAGCAAATTTCCGAAGATGCCAAAAAATTAACCCGAGCCTTAAAAGGTGAAAGCAAAACGCAGGGAAATTGGGGCGAAATGATTTTGGAAAGTATTTTGGAAAAATCCGGTTTGGTAAAAGGAAGAGAATATTTTCTGGAACATGAACTTAAAGATGAAGATAATAAAGCTTTATTTTCAGAATTTTCAGGTAAAAAAATGCGTCCGGATGCTGTTGTAAAATATCCAGATGAAAGAAATGTGATTATTGATTCTAAAGTTTCTTTGACGGCTTTCACAGAATTGGTTGACGAAACAGATTCTGATATTTATCAAATCAAAGTCAATCAACATTTATCTTCTATCAAAACTCATATCAGCCAACTGAGCCAGAAAGCGTATGACGATTACGGAAAATCATTGGACTTCGTGATGATGTTTATTCCAAGCGAACCTGCTTATATTGCTGCGATGCAAGCAGATCAAAACCTTTGGAATTTCGCTTATGAGAAAAGAATTCTACTTCTCAATCCGAGCAATCTGATTACTTCCCTGAAATTGATTGCCGATCTCTGGAAAAGAGAATATCAGAACAGAAATTCTATGGAAATTGCAGAAAGAGGGGCTAAATTATATGATAAATTTGCAGGTTTCATAGAAAATCTCGAGAAAGTCGGGAAAAATATTGATCAGGCAAAAAATGTTTACAATGATGCTTTTAAGCAATTATCTACCGGTAATGACAACTTAATTTCGCAAACTCAAAAGCTGAAATCTCTAGGAATTAAAAACAAAAAAGAGCTTCCACAAAGTCTGATCAATGGTATAAATGAGGATTTATGA
- a CDS encoding TrmH family RNA methyltransferase: MIIESFQNEKVKNITKLLTDNRFRKKSGVFVVEGQQENERAQKYHFEAEEFFVCETIFKGELPKEKIHYVSEKVYEKIAYRGSSEGIIGIYKAKEAALNTFKPKENSTVIIVEGVEKPGNLGAILRSCEAFGIDALIIADAKTDFYNPNVIRSSVGCLFGMEVFQAENQETLEFLKENNFNIYTTIMDETSEDLYKRDFTKRSAVLFGTEHSGLSDFWFGKGKNTLIPMSGSIDSLNLSNAVAITCYETLKQKKN; this comes from the coding sequence ATGATTATCGAAAGTTTTCAGAACGAAAAAGTAAAAAACATTACCAAACTTTTAACGGATAACCGTTTCCGAAAAAAATCGGGTGTTTTTGTTGTGGAAGGACAACAGGAAAACGAAAGAGCTCAGAAATATCATTTTGAGGCTGAAGAATTCTTTGTTTGTGAAACTATTTTCAAAGGAGAACTTCCGAAAGAGAAAATTCATTATGTTTCTGAAAAAGTCTATGAAAAAATAGCTTACCGAGGAAGTTCTGAAGGAATTATCGGCATTTATAAAGCAAAAGAAGCTGCATTAAATACTTTTAAACCTAAAGAAAACTCAACCGTAATTATTGTTGAAGGCGTTGAAAAGCCCGGAAATTTGGGAGCCATTCTGAGAAGCTGCGAAGCTTTCGGAATTGATGCTTTGATTATTGCTGATGCAAAAACAGATTTCTACAACCCGAATGTAATCCGTTCCAGCGTGGGATGTTTGTTTGGAATGGAAGTTTTCCAGGCTGAAAATCAGGAAACCTTAGAATTTCTTAAAGAAAATAATTTCAACATCTACACAACCATTATGGATGAGACTTCTGAGGATTTATATAAACGTGATTTTACGAAAAGATCTGCTGTTCTATTTGGAACCGAGCATTCAGGACTAAGTGACTTCTGGTTTGGAAAAGGAAAGAATACATTAATTCCTATGTCAGGAAGTATTGATTCTCTAAACTTGAGTAATGCCGTAGCAATTACCTGCTATGAAACTTTGAAACAAAAGAAAAATTAA
- a CDS encoding 5-formyltetrahydrofolate cyclo-ligase: MKKSEIRKLYLDKRKALSQDKVISLSEKVFENFINYFKPISGQKIHVFIPIEKFNEIKTESFIQYFLRRNIQVFVPKIVDTKLISVQIFNETKFKTNNWGISEPVSNQDSGIYDFDFIITPLLYCDSKGNRVGYGKGFYDEFLKAFPKIQKKSESIILTPMI; encoded by the coding sequence ATGAAAAAATCTGAAATCAGAAAATTATATCTTGATAAAAGAAAAGCATTGTCGCAAGATAAAGTTATTTCATTGTCTGAGAAAGTTTTCGAAAATTTCATCAATTATTTTAAACCGATTTCGGGACAGAAAATTCATGTTTTTATTCCAATTGAAAAGTTTAACGAAATCAAAACTGAAAGTTTTATTCAATATTTTTTAAGGCGAAATATTCAGGTTTTTGTGCCAAAAATTGTTGATACAAAATTGATTTCTGTTCAGATTTTCAATGAAACAAAATTTAAAACAAATAATTGGGGAATTTCTGAGCCTGTCTCAAATCAAGATTCAGGAATTTATGATTTTGATTTTATCATTACTCCGCTTTTATATTGTGACAGTAAAGGCAATAGAGTAGGCTATGGTAAAGGTTTTTATGATGAATTTTTGAAAGCGTTTCCAAAGATTCAAAAAAAATCGGAGTCAATTATTTTGACCCCGATGATATGA
- a CDS encoding trypsin-like peptidase domain-containing protein, whose translation MKSTLKKLLPFAVVGVISGATTVGVQQYLGHDSNNTDQSYFTSSKNASFVGMNTGAVGDDFVKAAKTTVPAVVTIKNYQSRSTSRASEQDLFDYFFGDPFGGRGQQRQKQQQQQQTPDNMPSGMGSGVIISADGYIISNNHVVAGANKLEVVLSNKKSYIATLVGTDPNTDISLLKIEEKGLPFLNFANSDNIDVGQWVLAVGNPLGLNSTVTAGIISAKGRGIGILGGQGKATNPIESFIQTDAAINPGNSGGALVNVNGDLIGINSAISSTTGYYQGYGFAVPANLARKVVEDIKKFGIVQRGFLGVMSLDLSDQNQVTNYNKTEKANLKVGSGVFLRAFPEKSGAQDAGLKVGDVIVKVDDMPITDFADLSISIGSKRPGDKVLVTYLRNGKENTATVTLKDQNGGTTARSKADLSVTEKIGAEFEPLNERFKTEYGLNSGVVSKNVSEGSEMAKIGIVDDYIIIEINGKPVNSQKDVEKILDKYQGNVQVKFVDNFGRIYTKGFKMP comes from the coding sequence ATGAAGAGTACTTTAAAAAAACTTTTACCGTTTGCCGTTGTAGGGGTTATCTCAGGAGCTACTACCGTTGGCGTACAACAATACTTAGGTCACGATTCTAATAATACTGACCAATCTTACTTTACCTCATCAAAGAATGCCTCTTTTGTCGGTATGAATACCGGAGCTGTAGGTGATGATTTTGTAAAGGCTGCCAAAACGACAGTTCCGGCAGTGGTAACTATCAAAAATTACCAATCAAGAAGCACAAGCAGAGCGTCTGAACAAGATTTATTTGATTATTTCTTCGGTGATCCGTTTGGAGGAAGAGGTCAGCAAAGACAAAAACAACAACAGCAACAGCAAACGCCTGACAACATGCCTTCAGGTATGGGTTCAGGAGTTATCATTTCTGCTGACGGGTATATTATTTCCAACAATCACGTTGTGGCCGGAGCTAATAAGCTTGAAGTTGTTTTAAGCAATAAAAAATCTTACATCGCAACTTTAGTAGGAACAGATCCCAATACGGATATTTCTTTATTGAAAATTGAAGAGAAAGGTCTTCCGTTCTTGAATTTTGCTAATTCGGATAATATTGATGTCGGACAGTGGGTTTTAGCAGTAGGTAACCCATTAGGTTTAAATTCTACAGTGACTGCCGGAATTATCTCTGCAAAAGGAAGAGGAATCGGAATTTTGGGTGGACAAGGAAAAGCTACAAACCCTATTGAAAGTTTTATTCAAACAGATGCCGCTATTAACCCAGGAAACTCGGGAGGAGCTTTAGTCAACGTGAATGGAGACTTGATTGGAATTAACTCAGCGATTTCATCTACCACAGGATATTATCAAGGTTACGGATTTGCAGTTCCCGCTAACTTGGCAAGAAAAGTAGTTGAGGACATCAAAAAATTCGGAATCGTACAGAGAGGTTTCTTAGGGGTAATGTCATTGGATCTTTCAGACCAAAATCAAGTTACCAATTATAATAAAACTGAAAAAGCAAACCTTAAAGTCGGTTCAGGAGTTTTCTTGAGAGCTTTCCCTGAAAAAAGTGGAGCGCAAGATGCCGGACTAAAAGTAGGTGACGTTATCGTAAAAGTTGACGATATGCCAATTACAGATTTCGCAGACTTATCTATCTCAATTGGCAGCAAAAGACCTGGCGATAAAGTTTTGGTAACTTACCTTAGAAATGGAAAAGAAAACACAGCAACAGTTACTTTAAAAGATCAAAATGGGGGAACTACTGCAAGATCAAAAGCTGACTTGAGTGTTACTGAAAAAATAGGAGCCGAGTTTGAACCGCTAAATGAAAGGTTTAAAACTGAATACGGATTAAATAGTGGTGTTGTCAGCAAGAATGTATCTGAAGGCAGCGAAATGGCTAAAATAGGTATCGTTGACGATTATATCATCATTGAAATTAACGGTAAACCTGTCAATTCTCAGAAAGATGTAGAGAAGATTTTAGATAAATATCAAGGTAATGTACAAGTGAAATTTGTAGATAACTTTGGAAGAATTTATACAAAAGGATTTAAAATGCCTTAG
- a CDS encoding RidA family protein, whose product MKKIVSTVNAPAAIGPYSQANFANGVLYISGQIPVDPATGKLVEGIEKETHQVMKNLEAILTEAGMTFKNVVKASIFLKSMDDFAVMNDIYASYLDAESYPARETVQVSCLPKNVDIEISMIAHQD is encoded by the coding sequence ATGAAAAAAATAGTATCTACTGTAAATGCTCCTGCAGCTATCGGGCCTTATTCTCAAGCTAATTTTGCAAACGGAGTTTTATACATCTCAGGACAAATTCCGGTTGATCCGGCTACTGGCAAATTGGTAGAAGGAATAGAAAAAGAAACGCATCAGGTAATGAAAAACCTTGAGGCTATTCTTACTGAAGCCGGGATGACTTTCAAAAATGTTGTTAAGGCAAGTATTTTTCTTAAAAGCATGGATGATTTTGCAGTGATGAATGATATTTATGCTTCTTACTTAGATGCAGAAAGCTATCCGGCAAGAGAGACTGTACAGGTTTCTTGTCTGCCAAAAAATGTTGATATTGAAATTTCTATGATTGCACATCAGGATTAA
- a CDS encoding N-acetylmuramoyl-L-alanine amidase, producing MSLHTFYSICLFSKKFTVVLDAGHGGSDHGANRNYSDIGTVLEKNVTLAIVLKLGSMLEKNKDFKVIYTRKFDEYPSLTDRTNTANRSKADLFISVHVNSSPSRSATARGTETFVQGPAQNRENLEVAKQENNVIYLDEKDKETFASYDAGSPESLIALKLQQSKYLENSLIVGSFVEGNFEKSGRFSRGVKQENLHILRRSSMPSILIETGFVNNYEDAAFLNSESGQQQTAENIYKAIIDYKKAVDRKGGVQAPTRKPEPEKKEEVPLKNDFRILLMTSAIKYNEDDPALKGLNYILALKENGIYKYYYSVTNMASVRDSNIKTAKDAGFRNAYAVGFMPNQKLNTGYYTIEVFTGKDKLSANSFILQTLKDVEREKNNGLFYYTYGKVSSLEDAVKLQKELEAKGIKNTIIQKVYK from the coding sequence ATTTCTCTTCATACTTTCTACTCAATTTGTCTTTTCTCAAAAAAATTCACTGTTGTTTTAGACGCAGGGCATGGAGGAAGTGATCACGGAGCCAACAGAAATTACTCTGATATAGGCACCGTTTTGGAGAAAAACGTCACTTTGGCAATTGTGCTGAAATTAGGCTCTATGCTTGAGAAAAACAAAGATTTCAAAGTAATATACACCAGAAAATTTGATGAATATCCATCATTAACGGATCGAACCAATACAGCCAACAGAAGTAAGGCAGATTTATTTATTTCTGTACACGTAAATTCTTCACCCAGCAGATCGGCAACAGCAAGAGGAACCGAAACTTTTGTACAAGGGCCTGCCCAAAACAGGGAAAACCTGGAAGTTGCGAAGCAAGAAAACAATGTAATCTATCTTGATGAGAAAGATAAAGAGACTTTTGCCTCGTATGATGCGGGTTCTCCTGAATCTTTAATCGCCTTAAAACTTCAACAAAGTAAATATCTTGAAAACAGCTTAATTGTAGGAAGTTTTGTAGAAGGAAATTTTGAAAAAAGCGGACGTTTTTCAAGAGGGGTAAAACAAGAAAACCTTCACATTTTAAGAAGAAGTTCGATGCCTTCTATTCTTATTGAAACAGGATTTGTAAATAATTATGAAGACGCAGCATTTTTAAACTCAGAAAGCGGACAACAACAAACGGCTGAAAACATTTACAAAGCAATCATTGATTACAAAAAAGCAGTCGACAGAAAAGGCGGCGTGCAAGCACCAACGAGAAAACCCGAACCTGAGAAAAAAGAAGAAGTTCCGTTGAAGAATGATTTCAGAATATTATTGATGACTTCTGCCATAAAATACAACGAAGATGATCCTGCATTGAAAGGCTTAAATTACATTCTTGCTTTAAAAGAAAACGGAATTTACAAATACTACTACAGCGTGACAAATATGGCATCTGTAAGAGACAGCAATATCAAAACCGCTAAAGATGCCGGCTTTAGAAATGCGTATGCGGTAGGATTTATGCCCAACCAAAAATTAAATACCGGATATTACACCATCGAAGTCTTTACCGGAAAAGATAAATTGAGCGCCAACTCGTTTATTCTACAAACTTTAAAAGATGTGGAAAGAGAGAAAAACAATGGTTTATTCTACTACACCTACGGAAAAGTATCTTCTTTAGAAGATGCCGTAAAACTTCAAAAAGAATTAGAAGCCAAAGGGATTAAAAATACGATTATCCAGAAAGTGTATAAATAA
- a CDS encoding ATP-binding protein: protein MHDAVIGIDEDRKVLFVNDEALKISGLKKENFVGKLIQDVAVSNDLVRDLIREIVNPDAAKNSTAALKIFVEGKENYFEKEILAINVIPTGEKESRFIGQVIMLRNITPFKELDLAKTHFMGTVSHEFKTPISSIQMGLQLLENERIGHLNEEQGRLVSGIKDDTQRLLRITGELLNMTQLESGVVQLNIKPSSVQNMIEDVIAANKSAAENKEIAIKTNVASDISVVNADSEKTSWVLNNILSNAIRYSHEKSVIEINVVKLDNDQVKFSVTDNGRGIEEQYLNKVFTRYFRIPGTKTEGTGLGLSISKEFIEAQGGTIAVESEIGVGSTFYFILKSDSFKD from the coding sequence ATGCATGATGCGGTGATTGGAATTGATGAAGACCGGAAAGTTCTTTTCGTCAATGATGAAGCACTGAAAATTTCAGGTTTGAAAAAAGAAAACTTCGTAGGAAAACTCATTCAGGATGTTGCCGTTTCTAACGATTTGGTTCGTGATCTTATCCGGGAAATTGTTAATCCGGATGCTGCAAAAAATTCTACAGCAGCATTGAAAATTTTTGTAGAAGGGAAAGAAAATTATTTTGAAAAAGAAATATTAGCTATCAATGTAATTCCTACAGGCGAAAAAGAAAGCCGTTTCATTGGTCAGGTCATTATGCTGAGGAATATCACGCCGTTTAAAGAATTGGATTTAGCCAAAACCCATTTTATGGGAACAGTTTCTCATGAATTCAAAACACCTATTTCATCCATTCAAATGGGCTTGCAATTGTTGGAAAATGAAAGAATTGGTCATCTCAATGAGGAGCAAGGGAGATTGGTTTCCGGAATTAAAGATGATACGCAGCGTTTACTCAGAATTACCGGAGAACTTCTCAATATGACTCAGCTGGAATCTGGCGTGGTGCAATTAAATATAAAACCTTCATCAGTTCAGAACATGATTGAAGATGTCATTGCTGCAAACAAATCGGCTGCAGAGAATAAAGAGATTGCCATCAAAACGAATGTCGCCTCGGATATTTCCGTCGTGAATGCAGACAGCGAGAAAACATCGTGGGTTTTGAACAATATTTTATCAAATGCAATTCGGTATTCGCACGAGAAGTCGGTGATTGAAATCAATGTAGTTAAATTAGATAACGATCAGGTGAAATTTTCGGTTACAGACAATGGTCGTGGGATAGAAGAGCAATATTTAAATAAAGTCTTCACCCGTTATTTCAGAATTCCCGGAACCAAAACCGAAGGCACCGGTCTCGGCCTTAGCATCAGCAAAGAATTTATTGAAGCCCAAGGCGGAACAATTGCTGTGGAAAGTGAAATTGGTGTAGGAAGTACTTTTTATTTTATTCTTAAATCTGATAGCTTTAAAGATTAG